One window of the Carnobacterium maltaromaticum DSM 20342 genome contains the following:
- a CDS encoding cysteine desulfurase family protein, whose protein sequence is MEKIYLDHAATSPVHPEVLEVTYEAMKNHYGNASSIHNFGRDSRRLLDDARLTFAKSIGAKQSEIVITSGGTESDNTAIIETALSRQETGKHLITSEIEHHAVLEPMEYLESLGFEVTYLPVDTFGRVDPEAVREAIRPDTTLVSIMYGNNEVGTLMDIAKIGEIVAETDSYFHTDAVQAYGLEDIDVKRDQIDLLSVSAHKINGPKGVGFLYISEGIHLPSFMRGGEQETKRRAGTENIPAIVGFKKAVEIIAAEKKERREKYQGYKGQLIKNLVDTKIDFEINGDQQNGLAHIVNIWIKGVSSEQLLMNLDLMGIAISAGSACTAGNVEPSHVLTAMYGPENPRISESVRISFGLGTTSEMLSELTDKLALFVSRLKIN, encoded by the coding sequence ATGGAAAAAATATATTTAGATCATGCTGCAACTAGTCCAGTTCATCCAGAGGTTTTGGAAGTGACTTACGAAGCAATGAAAAACCATTATGGAAATGCTTCAAGTATTCATAACTTTGGGCGGGACTCTAGACGATTATTAGACGATGCTCGATTAACATTTGCAAAAAGTATTGGTGCTAAACAAAGTGAAATTGTCATTACAAGTGGCGGAACTGAAAGTGACAATACTGCAATCATTGAAACGGCTTTATCTAGGCAAGAAACTGGGAAGCACCTAATCACATCAGAAATTGAACACCATGCAGTTTTAGAACCCATGGAGTATTTGGAGTCATTAGGTTTTGAAGTGACCTATTTACCAGTTGATACATTCGGTAGAGTTGATCCCGAAGCAGTCCGAGAAGCGATTAGACCAGATACTACATTAGTTTCAATTATGTATGGTAATAATGAAGTTGGAACCTTGATGGATATTGCCAAAATCGGAGAAATTGTTGCTGAAACAGATAGCTACTTTCATACAGATGCAGTTCAAGCATATGGGTTAGAAGATATAGACGTGAAGAGAGACCAGATTGATTTATTATCTGTCTCAGCGCATAAGATTAATGGACCAAAAGGTGTCGGATTCCTTTATATTAGCGAAGGCATCCATTTGCCTAGCTTTATGCGCGGTGGGGAACAAGAAACCAAACGTCGGGCAGGAACAGAAAACATTCCAGCTATTGTAGGATTTAAAAAGGCTGTTGAAATTATCGCGGCCGAAAAAAAGGAGCGTCGTGAAAAATATCAAGGATATAAAGGTCAGTTGATTAAGAATTTAGTGGATACAAAAATTGATTTTGAGATTAATGGGGACCAACAAAACGGTTTAGCTCACATAGTGAATATCTGGATTAAAGGTGTTTCCTCTGAGCAATTGCTGATGAACTTAGATTTGATGGGAATTGCAATTTCAGCAGGATCAGCGTGTACAGCTGGAAATGTTGAACCTAGTCATGTTTTAACTGCGATGTATGGCCCTGAAAATCCTCGGATTTCAGAATCTGTACGGATCAGTTTTGGGCTTGGAACAACTTCAGAAATGCTCTCTGAGTTAACTGATAAACTAGCTTTATTTGTTAGCCGATTAAAAATAAATTAG
- the gshAB gene encoding bifunctional glutamate--cysteine ligase GshA/glutathione synthetase GshB — MNDIKTRIKNEKLGPAFIKGTFGLEKEGLRVTPTGDLALTNHPAIFGNRSFHPYIQTDFSESQLELITPPVESIDELYNWLAAIHDVTERSLPKDEYIWPMSMPGALPEEAQISVAKLDNQEDVAYRIHLAEKYGKKKQMVSGIHYNFELDAGFLNALYQGQSSIKEYSQFKSEVYMKLAKNFLRYRWVLTYLFGASPTVASNFYQADQEPLKDYVRSIRGSHYGYVNTKEIQVSFESLESYVEDIEELVNKGALSEEKEFYSAVRLRGGKRNRDLLTDGIHYLEFRMFDFNPYAAFGMTKEDMKFIHLFLMSLVWMDKIATVEEIEVGNLMNEKTALEHPNTVSNFQQEAIRLVDNMLEMLQSCEFSTEMKELVIQAKAQILDPQKTISARLIKDIAKVGSFKELGMKLSRQYKEEAFLKPYSLRGFTSMELSTQLLMFDAIQKGVEVGILDASEQFLKLRHLDHIEYVKNANMTSKDQYIAPLIMENKTVTKKVLAGAGYKVPAGEEYQNAREAKGAYWNYAGKGIVVKPKSTNFGVGISIFKDGPSREDYELAIDFAFKEDKAILVEEFITGTEYRFFVIGDAVKAIMLRMPANVVGNGEQTIEALVKEKNKDPLRGTDHLAPLELIQLGEIEQLMLKEQGYTIQSIPTKGTIVYLRENSNISTGGDSFDYTDTIDDSYKQAAIDMTKALGAVVCGVDLIIPDYTKPSTKTNPGYAVIEANFNPAMHMHTFPYKGQGRRLTMAVLDMLFPELGIF, encoded by the coding sequence ATGAATGATATTAAAACACGGATTAAAAATGAAAAATTAGGACCAGCTTTCATAAAAGGAACATTTGGACTTGAAAAAGAAGGCTTGCGTGTCACACCAACTGGTGATTTAGCTTTGACAAATCATCCTGCTATTTTTGGGAATCGTAGTTTTCATCCCTATATACAAACAGATTTTAGTGAATCTCAACTTGAGTTAATTACACCTCCAGTTGAATCAATTGATGAATTATATAATTGGTTAGCAGCCATTCATGACGTAACAGAACGGTCGCTGCCAAAAGATGAATATATTTGGCCTATGAGTATGCCTGGCGCATTGCCAGAAGAAGCGCAGATTTCAGTAGCCAAGTTGGATAATCAAGAGGATGTTGCTTATCGTATACACTTAGCTGAAAAATATGGTAAGAAAAAGCAAATGGTTTCGGGCATTCATTACAATTTTGAATTAGATGCTGGCTTTTTAAATGCTTTATATCAAGGGCAATCGAGCATAAAAGAGTATAGTCAATTTAAATCAGAAGTCTATATGAAATTAGCTAAAAACTTTTTACGCTATCGCTGGGTTTTAACTTATTTATTTGGTGCTTCTCCAACAGTAGCTTCTAATTTCTATCAAGCAGACCAAGAGCCTTTAAAAGATTATGTTCGTAGTATCCGAGGTAGCCATTATGGCTATGTAAATACGAAGGAAATCCAAGTTTCTTTTGAGTCATTAGAAAGTTATGTAGAAGACATTGAAGAACTTGTAAATAAAGGTGCATTAAGTGAAGAAAAAGAATTTTATTCAGCAGTTCGTTTAAGAGGCGGCAAAAGAAATCGAGATCTATTAACGGATGGTATTCATTACTTAGAGTTTAGAATGTTTGATTTTAATCCATATGCAGCTTTTGGTATGACGAAAGAGGATATGAAATTTATTCATTTATTCTTGATGTCGTTGGTCTGGATGGATAAAATTGCGACTGTTGAAGAAATAGAAGTTGGGAACTTAATGAATGAAAAAACGGCATTAGAGCACCCAAATACAGTTTCTAATTTTCAACAAGAAGCGATTCGCTTAGTTGATAATATGCTTGAAATGCTTCAATCTTGTGAGTTTTCAACTGAAATGAAAGAGTTGGTCATACAGGCAAAGGCACAAATTCTAGATCCGCAAAAAACAATAAGTGCCCGCTTAATTAAGGATATAGCCAAAGTGGGATCTTTTAAAGAGCTTGGTATGAAGTTAAGTCGTCAGTATAAAGAGGAAGCCTTTTTAAAACCTTATAGCTTACGTGGTTTCACATCAATGGAGTTATCAACCCAATTGCTGATGTTTGATGCGATTCAAAAAGGCGTAGAAGTAGGGATTCTAGATGCTAGTGAGCAATTTTTAAAACTGCGTCACTTAGATCATATAGAGTATGTGAAAAATGCGAATATGACCTCAAAAGATCAATATATCGCACCATTGATTATGGAAAATAAAACAGTCACAAAAAAAGTTCTAGCTGGCGCAGGCTATAAAGTTCCTGCAGGTGAAGAATATCAAAATGCACGAGAGGCTAAAGGGGCTTATTGGAATTATGCTGGTAAAGGAATTGTTGTGAAACCTAAATCAACAAACTTTGGAGTGGGAATTTCAATATTTAAAGATGGTCCGTCTAGAGAAGATTACGAATTGGCGATTGATTTTGCTTTTAAAGAAGATAAAGCTATATTAGTCGAAGAATTTATTACAGGTACAGAGTATCGTTTCTTTGTCATCGGAGATGCTGTAAAAGCGATTATGCTGCGGATGCCAGCCAATGTAGTTGGAAATGGTGAACAGACTATTGAGGCCTTAGTTAAAGAAAAGAATAAAGACCCGTTACGTGGTACAGACCACTTAGCACCACTAGAATTAATTCAATTAGGCGAAATTGAACAACTGATGCTAAAAGAACAAGGCTATACAATTCAAAGTATTCCAACAAAAGGTACGATTGTTTACCTAAGAGAGAATTCAAATATCAGTACTGGTGGAGACTCATTTGACTATACAGATACAATTGATGACTCGTACAAACAAGCTGCAATCGATATGACTAAAGCTTTGGGAGCGGTCGTTTGCGGAGTTGACTTAATTATTCCAGATTATACAAAACCTAGCACCAAAACAAATCCTGGCTATGCAGTTATTGAGGCGAATTTTAATCCGGCGATGCATATGCATACTTTTCCGTACAAAGGACAAGGACGTAGGTTAACAATGGCTGTTTTAGATATGCTGTTTCCAGAGTTAGGTATATTTTAA
- a CDS encoding haloacid dehalogenase, protein MTLASEFEQVKEFHETFSPATNKTPTAFTVEEALYRADFTTEEILEFLYATVEGDLVAFDQLVAKWQEGITKTVKKIKTEAKPVEDKLIGQVDALTDANYFNYGSFVLLGVDPRPIFNFVHQANMGKLFPDGKPHYLEGDGKVLKPDNWETDFAPESKIKAEIERQKQL, encoded by the coding sequence ATGACACTAGCATCTGAGTTTGAGCAAGTAAAGGAATTTCACGAGACCTTTAGTCCAGCTACTAATAAGACACCAACAGCATTTACTGTTGAAGAAGCGTTATATCGCGCAGATTTTACAACAGAAGAAATACTAGAATTTTTATATGCAACAGTTGAAGGAGATTTGGTTGCATTTGATCAACTTGTCGCAAAGTGGCAAGAGGGAATTACAAAAACGGTAAAAAAAATCAAAACAGAAGCCAAACCCGTTGAAGATAAATTAATTGGTCAAGTAGATGCACTCACAGATGCAAACTACTTTAACTATGGTTCATTTGTTTTATTAGGGGTTGATCCCAGACCGATTTTTAATTTTGTTCATCAGGCAAATATGGGGAAATTATTTCCAGATGGCAAACCTCATTATCTAGAAGGAGATGGCAAAGTTTTAAAACCTGATAATTGGGAAACCGACTTTGCTCCTGAAAGTAAAATAAAGGCTGAAATTGAACGACAAAAACAACTATAA
- a CDS encoding phage tail tip lysozyme, whose protein sequence is MADNTTDNARFIFSYFRGKGWTAQAICGMLGNMQGESGIIADKDEYGGGGGYGLVQWTPKSNLVNWANANGLNYRSVETQCKRIQWELDNGQQFYATGAYPINFRQFSQSTQSPTYLASAFINNYERPANANQPQRGVWAEEWYRTLNNGTIPPIGDGGKKVTKYFCGINVGTDFTQVQAYRVAINNQWKIDYLDIYYYQKDSNWFIGINNLNFTGDGGVEAYRMAFNNVFGIPFDKITYYSYEEQAWEIGYSGVSLTEYQNLRLRMMAKGLQLREVKIGTNPDRYDVLAINLSFRDIQRYRLQFMSEFADIIVGTRVTYKEM, encoded by the coding sequence ATGGCAGACAATACAACAGATAATGCAAGATTTATTTTTTCATATTTTAGAGGGAAAGGGTGGACAGCACAAGCAATTTGTGGAATGCTGGGCAATATGCAAGGAGAATCTGGTATCATTGCAGATAAGGATGAATATGGTGGAGGTGGTGGTTACGGTTTAGTCCAGTGGACACCAAAATCAAATTTAGTCAATTGGGCTAATGCAAATGGGCTGAATTATCGTTCAGTTGAAACGCAATGTAAAAGAATTCAATGGGAGCTAGATAACGGGCAACAATTTTATGCTACTGGAGCTTATCCAATTAATTTTAGACAATTCAGTCAGAGTACACAAAGTCCAACTTATCTAGCAAGTGCTTTTATTAATAACTATGAACGACCAGCTAATGCTAACCAACCTCAACGCGGAGTTTGGGCAGAAGAATGGTACCGCACATTAAATAATGGGACAATTCCGCCAATTGGCGACGGTGGAAAAAAAGTCACAAAATACTTTTGTGGGATAAATGTTGGTACAGATTTTACGCAAGTTCAAGCCTATCGAGTTGCGATTAATAACCAATGGAAAATTGATTATCTGGATATTTATTATTATCAAAAAGATAGTAATTGGTTTATTGGAATAAACAACTTGAATTTTACAGGTGATGGCGGAGTCGAAGCCTATCGAATGGCGTTTAATAATGTGTTTGGTATTCCTTTTGATAAAATCACGTATTACTCATATGAAGAGCAAGCTTGGGAAATTGGATATTCAGGTGTTTCGTTAACAGAATATCAAAATTTACGATTAAGAATGATGGCTAAAGGTCTACAATTACGTGAAGTTAAAATTGGAACTAACCCAGATCGATATGATGTATTAGCGATTAATTTATCTTTCAGAGATATTCAACGCTATCGATTACAATTTATGAGTGAGTTCGCTGATATTATCGTTGGAACTCGTGTAACATATAAAGAAATGTAA
- a CDS encoding LrgB family protein, whose amino-acid sequence MTQKVYQELTSNPMFGLMLSIGMYLFALAIFKKFPFPLFNPLVLSTIFVIIILKVGRISYENYFEGGTILNILITPATVALGIPLYNTFHLLKKHVRSILTGIICGTIASTFLTGALAVALHLKKDLIVSIMPKSVTTAIALGISEKMNGIATVTLVMVIVTGIIGSIIGPPILKRLKVEDPVAKGIALGTSAHAIGTSKALEMGHVEGAMSGLAIGVTGVVTVFVAPLMMKFILVLFF is encoded by the coding sequence ATGACGCAAAAAGTGTATCAAGAACTTACAAGTAATCCTATGTTTGGTTTAATGTTATCTATTGGCATGTATTTATTTGCTTTAGCTATTTTCAAAAAATTTCCTTTTCCTTTATTTAACCCATTAGTTTTATCAACTATTTTTGTCATTATTATCTTAAAAGTTGGGCGTATTTCGTATGAAAATTATTTCGAAGGCGGAACAATTTTAAATATCTTGATTACTCCAGCAACAGTTGCTTTGGGAATTCCATTATATAATACGTTTCATTTGTTAAAAAAACATGTTCGTTCAATTTTAACTGGAATTATATGTGGAACGATTGCAAGTACTTTTCTCACAGGAGCGTTGGCAGTTGCCTTGCATTTAAAAAAAGATTTAATTGTTTCTATTATGCCAAAATCAGTTACGACGGCAATTGCGCTAGGTATTTCAGAAAAAATGAATGGTATTGCGACTGTCACCCTAGTGATGGTAATTGTAACAGGAATTATTGGCTCAATAATTGGCCCACCTATTTTAAAAAGGCTTAAAGTGGAAGATCCAGTTGCTAAAGGTATCGCCTTAGGAACATCTGCTCATGCAATTGGGACCTCGAAAGCCTTAGAAATGGGGCATGTAGAAGGGGCAATGTCTGGTTTAGCTATTGGTGTAACTGGCGTTGTAACTGTTTTTGTAGCACCATTGATGATGAAATTTATTCTAGTTCTTTTTTTCTAA
- a CDS encoding CidA/LrgA family protein: MNIYKQFLIILSFSFLGEVLSKVFNLPVPGSVIGMLFLFLALEFKILKVKDVETVGGFLLGNLSILFLPAGVGIMVYFPIIKDTWWLLLLVSIITTAFTVAFVGVIVQAVKRRLEDSAVDLDETRKDDAKSVSRTYK; this comes from the coding sequence ATGAATATCTATAAACAGTTTTTAATCATTTTAAGCTTTTCTTTCTTAGGCGAAGTACTGTCAAAGGTCTTTAATTTACCTGTGCCAGGAAGTGTGATTGGCATGTTATTTTTATTTTTAGCATTAGAATTTAAAATTTTGAAAGTCAAAGACGTTGAAACAGTAGGGGGCTTTTTATTAGGAAATCTAAGTATTCTATTTTTACCTGCTGGTGTCGGAATAATGGTTTATTTTCCGATTATTAAAGATACGTGGTGGTTATTATTACTTGTTTCAATTATCACGACAGCTTTCACGGTAGCTTTTGTGGGCGTAATTGTCCAAGCAGTTAAGCGTAGATTGGAAGACAGTGCAGTTGACTTAGATGAAACGAGAAAGGATGACGCAAAAAGTGTATCAAGAACTTACAAGTAA
- a CDS encoding replication-associated recombination protein A yields the protein MNQPLAFRMRPTNIDQIVGQTHLVGEGKIIRRMVESKMLSSMILYGPPGIGKTSIASAIAGSTKYAFRMLNAATDTKKDLQIVVEEAKMSGTVILLLDEVHRLDKPKQDFLLPHLENGRVVMIGATTENPYITINPAIRSRTQIFELKPLEISDIEVAIERALVDKVNGLGDSAVEVTEEALLHFARATNGDLRSSLNGLELAVKSTHPNQDGLIIIDLAIAEECVQRKALTHDKNGDAHYDVISALQKSIRGSDVNAALHYMGRLVEAGDLPIIARRLMVIAYEDIGLANPAAAARTVTAVQAAEKLGFPEARIPLANAVVDLCLSPKSNSTYVAIDAALSDIRAGKSGDVPDHLRDSHYSGAKDLGRGIDYKYPHAYPEAWVDQQYLPDKLKNATYYVPNYTGKYEASLAGQYDKINKLKKKK from the coding sequence ATGAATCAGCCATTAGCTTTTCGTATGCGGCCTACAAATATTGATCAAATTGTTGGCCAAACTCACCTTGTTGGAGAAGGAAAAATTATTCGACGTATGGTTGAGTCTAAAATGCTATCTTCGATGATTTTATATGGACCGCCTGGTATTGGAAAAACAAGCATTGCAAGTGCCATCGCAGGGTCAACAAAATATGCTTTTCGAATGTTGAATGCGGCAACAGATACAAAAAAAGACTTACAAATTGTCGTTGAAGAAGCTAAAATGAGCGGGACTGTCATCTTATTATTAGATGAGGTTCATCGTTTAGATAAACCAAAACAAGATTTTTTATTGCCTCATTTAGAAAATGGGCGTGTTGTAATGATTGGTGCTACAACTGAAAATCCTTATATTACAATCAATCCTGCGATTCGTAGTCGGACTCAGATTTTTGAATTAAAGCCACTAGAAATTTCTGATATTGAGGTGGCTATTGAACGGGCGCTAGTCGATAAGGTCAATGGACTAGGAGATAGCGCTGTAGAAGTCACTGAAGAAGCTTTACTGCATTTTGCAAGAGCAACTAACGGAGATTTACGCAGTTCCTTGAACGGGCTTGAGTTAGCCGTCAAATCAACTCACCCTAATCAAGATGGGCTCATTATCATTGATTTAGCTATCGCTGAAGAATGTGTCCAACGAAAAGCTCTGACTCATGACAAAAACGGCGATGCTCATTATGATGTGATTTCAGCATTACAAAAGTCGATTAGAGGTAGTGATGTAAATGCCGCTTTACATTATATGGGACGTTTGGTTGAAGCTGGAGACTTACCCATTATTGCTCGACGGTTAATGGTAATCGCATATGAAGATATCGGATTGGCAAATCCTGCAGCCGCAGCTCGAACTGTCACAGCTGTTCAAGCCGCAGAGAAATTGGGCTTTCCGGAAGCTCGAATCCCTTTAGCTAATGCCGTTGTCGACTTATGCTTGTCCCCAAAATCTAATTCGACTTACGTAGCGATAGATGCCGCTTTAAGTGATATTCGTGCTGGTAAAAGTGGCGATGTTCCAGACCATTTAAGAGACTCCCATTATAGCGGTGCTAAGGACCTTGGACGAGGAATCGACTATAAGTATCCTCATGCATACCCAGAGGCATGGGTAGATCAGCAATATCTACCAGATAAGTTAAAAAATGCAACTTATTATGTCCCTAATTATACAGGGAAATATGAAGCAAGCTTAGCAGGGCAATATGACAAGATTAACAAACTGAAAAAAAAGAAATGA
- a CDS encoding universal stress protein yields MLQQYKRILVAVDGSEEAELAFKKAVHVANRNESALLLLHVIDTRAFQSVSSFDGAMAEQATEQAKNTMEEYVKYAKKHDVQDVSYTIEYGSPKALIAKQIPEEKKVDLIMVGATGLNAVERIFIGSVSEYVIRQAPCDVLVVRTDLENKIPQK; encoded by the coding sequence ATGTTACAACAATACAAACGCATTTTAGTTGCCGTTGACGGATCTGAAGAAGCTGAATTAGCCTTTAAAAAAGCTGTTCATGTTGCGAACCGGAATGAATCCGCTTTACTTTTATTACATGTTATTGACACTAGAGCTTTTCAAAGTGTCTCAAGTTTTGATGGCGCCATGGCGGAACAAGCAACTGAGCAAGCTAAAAACACGATGGAAGAATATGTAAAATATGCAAAAAAACATGATGTCCAAGATGTTTCTTACACAATTGAGTATGGTTCTCCAAAAGCTCTAATTGCAAAACAAATACCTGAAGAGAAAAAAGTTGATTTAATTATGGTTGGTGCTACGGGTTTAAATGCTGTAGAACGTATATTTATTGGGTCTGTTTCAGAGTATGTTATCCGACAAGCTCCCTGTGATGTCTTAGTTGTACGAACTGACTTAGAGAATAAAATACCACAAAAATAA
- a CDS encoding acetate/propionate family kinase — protein MTKTIAINAGSSSLKWQLFEMPAETVIAKGIVERIGLNDSIFTIKYGEGQKFEEILDINDHEFAVEMLLKQLIELKIIGSFDEITGVGHRVVAGGEIFKDSALITGNVLDQIEELSELAPLHNPANATGIRAFKKLLPEITSVAVFDTSFHTTMPKTSYLYSIPMNYYEDFAARKYGAHGTSHKFVSERAAEMLGRPLEELKLVSCHLGNGASITAIDGGKSVDTSMGFTPLAGVTMGTRSGDIDPSLIAYLMGKLNITDINEFINILNKESGLLGLSGISSDMRDLEVAQLTDENANVALRIFADRIKKYIGSYIATMNGVDAIIFTAGIGENDIHMRKEIIDGITVFGCEMDAELNNVRSDERVISTPDSKVKVLLIPTDEEVMIARDVERLSK, from the coding sequence ATGACAAAAACAATTGCAATTAATGCCGGAAGTTCAAGTCTAAAATGGCAATTATTTGAAATGCCAGCAGAAACAGTTATCGCTAAAGGAATCGTGGAAAGAATTGGATTAAATGATTCTATTTTCACAATTAAATACGGTGAAGGTCAAAAATTTGAAGAAATTTTAGATATTAATGACCATGAATTTGCAGTTGAAATGTTATTAAAACAATTGATTGAATTAAAAATCATTGGTAGCTTTGATGAAATTACAGGTGTCGGTCACCGTGTTGTAGCTGGTGGCGAAATCTTTAAAGATTCAGCACTAATTACAGGAAATGTTTTAGATCAAATTGAAGAGTTATCTGAATTAGCTCCTTTACACAATCCAGCTAATGCAACAGGAATCCGTGCGTTTAAAAAATTATTGCCAGAAATTACTAGTGTGGCAGTTTTTGATACATCTTTCCACACAACAATGCCTAAAACAAGCTATTTATACAGTATCCCAATGAACTATTATGAAGATTTTGCAGCACGTAAATATGGTGCTCACGGAACATCTCATAAATTTGTTTCAGAACGTGCAGCAGAAATGCTTGGTCGTCCATTAGAAGAATTAAAATTAGTTTCTTGTCATTTAGGTAATGGTGCATCTATTACAGCTATTGACGGTGGAAAATCAGTTGATACTTCTATGGGATTCACTCCACTTGCTGGTGTAACAATGGGAACTCGTTCTGGCGATATTGATCCTTCATTAATTGCTTATTTAATGGGTAAATTAAATATTACAGATATTAACGAATTCATCAATATCTTAAATAAAGAATCTGGTTTACTAGGTTTATCAGGAATTTCAAGTGATATGCGTGACTTAGAAGTTGCTCAATTAACAGATGAAAATGCGAATGTTGCATTACGTATCTTTGCAGATCGTATTAAAAAATACATTGGTTCATATATTGCAACAATGAACGGTGTTGATGCTATTATCTTTACTGCTGGTATTGGTGAGAATGATATTCACATGCGTAAAGAAATCATTGATGGTATTACAGTCTTTGGTTGTGAAATGGATGCTGAATTAAACAATGTTCGTAGTGATGAACGTGTTATTTCGACACCTGATTCAAAAGTAAAAGTATTATTAATTCCAACAGACGAAGAAGTTATGATTGCTCGTGATGTTGAGCGTTTAAGTAAATAA
- a CDS encoding class I SAM-dependent methyltransferase has translation MTINQIEQLFKLLDESSLVLKNELDSSYLDALLETGENLIDGKQARQVEGVPTEAVIERLNRLYAQWEKDEVTPEKIRKAFQLALLKGAKVDNLQANHQMTPDAIGFIMSYIIEKMIGDEATKIRIFDPAVGTANLLSTIYNHLTLKNIVVEAEGVDIDDLLLSLASVLIGLQRQSIKLIHQDAIQDLLVDPVDVVVSDLPVGFYPLDERVTDFKTKAKTGHSYAHHLLIEQSVHYLKPGGVGVFLVPSQLFETEEAPALTKFIQETSYLQGMLHLPKELFKTEHSRKSILLIQKKGAEAKQAKQVLLAQIPDFKNQAAMLRFMNEVDTWKKENN, from the coding sequence TATTTAAACTTTTAGATGAATCTTCGTTAGTATTGAAAAATGAGCTAGATAGTTCTTATTTAGATGCTCTTTTGGAAACTGGAGAAAATCTAATTGATGGAAAACAAGCAAGACAAGTTGAAGGCGTCCCAACCGAAGCCGTTATTGAGCGTTTAAATCGTTTGTATGCGCAATGGGAAAAAGATGAAGTAACTCCAGAAAAAATCAGAAAAGCTTTTCAGTTAGCCTTATTAAAAGGTGCTAAAGTAGATAATCTACAAGCTAACCATCAGATGACACCAGATGCAATTGGTTTCATAATGAGTTATATTATTGAAAAAATGATTGGCGATGAGGCTACTAAGATTCGTATTTTTGATCCTGCAGTTGGAACAGCAAACCTGTTATCAACTATCTACAATCACTTAACACTTAAAAACATAGTGGTAGAAGCAGAAGGAGTAGATATTGATGATCTATTGCTTTCCCTTGCATCGGTACTAATAGGGCTTCAGAGACAGTCAATTAAGCTGATTCATCAAGATGCTATTCAAGATTTATTAGTTGATCCTGTTGATGTTGTCGTTAGTGACTTGCCGGTCGGTTTTTATCCACTAGATGAGCGAGTAACAGACTTTAAAACGAAAGCCAAAACAGGTCATTCGTATGCACATCATCTGTTAATAGAACAAAGTGTTCATTATTTAAAACCAGGTGGAGTAGGCGTATTTCTAGTTCCTTCTCAACTATTTGAAACAGAAGAGGCTCCGGCTTTGACAAAATTTATTCAAGAAACAAGTTATTTACAAGGTATGTTACATTTACCAAAGGAATTATTTAAAACAGAACACTCACGTAAATCAATTCTCTTGATTCAAAAGAAAGGCGCAGAAGCAAAACAAGCGAAACAAGTTTTACTTGCGCAAATTCCTGACTTTAAAAATCAAGCAGCTATGCTGCGTTTTATGAATGAAGTTGACACTTGGAAAAAAGAGAATAATTAA